In Sandaracinaceae bacterium, the genomic window CCAGGAGGCGGAACATCTTCGCGGCCACGCCCGCGTGGGAGCGCATGCCGAGCCCGACGATGGAGACCTTGCAGACCTCTCGGTCGAGGAGGATGGCGCCGCGCTGCTCGGCCTCGATCGCGGCCTCGACGATCTCGCGCGCCGGCTCCGCCTCGCCGTCGGTGACGGTGAACGTGACGTCGGTGCGGCCGTCCTCGGAGACGTTCTGGATGATCATGTCGACCGAGATGTTCCGCTCCGCGAGCGCCTCGAAGATCGACGCGGCGAGGCCGGGCTGGTCGACGACGCCGCGCACGATCACGCGCGCCTCGTCGTCGTTCTTGGTCACGCCGGCCACGACGACCGACTCGAGCGCTGGGTCTTCTTTCGTCACCACGGTCCCCTCCGCGTCGGAGAAGCTGGAGCGCACGTGGATGGGAACGCCGAACTTCATGGCGACCTCCACCGAGCGGATCTGGAGCACCTTCGCACCGAGCGAGGAGAGCTCGAGCATCTCCTCGTAGCTGATGCAGCGTATCTTGCGCGCGTCCGGGCAGATGCGCGGGTCGGCGGTGTAGACCCCGTCGACGTCCGTGTAGATCTCGCAGACGTCGGCCTCGAGCGCGGCCGCGAGCGCGACGGCGCTGGTGTCCGAGCCGCCGCGGCCCAGCGTGGTGATGTTGCCCGCCGCGTCCACGCCCTGGAAGCCGGCCACCACCGCCACCCTGCCCTCGCCCAGGACCGCGCGCAGGCTCGAGTCGTCGATCGCCTGGATGCGCGCCTTGGTGAACGCGCCGTCGGTCTGCATCCGGATCTGGTGGCCGAGGAGCGAGCGCGCGGGCGTGCCCATCCCCTCCAGGGTGATCGCGAGCAGCGCGGAGCTGACCTGCTCTCCCGTCGCGACCAGCGCGTCCATCTCTCTCGGATCCGGGCGCGCGGACAGCTCGCGGCCGAGGGCGAGCAGCCGGTTGGTCTCACCGGCCATCGCGCTGACCACCATCACCACGTCGTGGCCCGCCGCGCGCGCCCTCTGGACCCGCTCGGCCACGGCGCGGATGCGCTCGGGAGACCCGACGCTGGTGCCCCCGTATTTCTGGACGATGAGGCTCACGGCGGACGGAGCTTAGCAGCCTTCGACGCGCTGCGTCATTCGGCCGTCATTCGGTCGGCGCGTCCTCGTCTTCGCCCTCGTCTTCGCCGGGCGCGGCGG contains:
- a CDS encoding aspartate kinase, producing the protein MSLIVQKYGGTSVGSPERIRAVAERVQRARAAGHDVVMVVSAMAGETNRLLALGRELSARPDPREMDALVATGEQVSSALLAITLEGMGTPARSLLGHQIRMQTDGAFTKARIQAIDDSSLRAVLGEGRVAVVAGFQGVDAAGNITTLGRGGSDTSAVALAAALEADVCEIYTDVDGVYTADPRICPDARKIRCISYEEMLELSSLGAKVLQIRSVEVAMKFGVPIHVRSSFSDAEGTVVTKEDPALESVVVAGVTKNDDEARVIVRGVVDQPGLAASIFEALAERNISVDMIIQNVSEDGRTDVTFTVTDGEAEPAREIVEAAIEAEQRGAILLDREVCKVSIVGLGMRSHAGVAAKMFRLLAEARVNIQAISTSEIKVSCLIDAGQGEDAVRALHAGFGLGRPAD